A genomic region of Pseudoalteromonas rubra contains the following coding sequences:
- a CDS encoding succinate dehydrogenase iron-sulfur subunit: MATLELSVYRYNPDVDSAPRMQDYKLEVEEGRDMMVLDALLMLKEQDPTLSFRRSCREGVCGSDGVNMNGKNGLACITPLSALQNNGKGKIIVRPLPGLPVIRDLVIDMSQFYTQYEKVKPYLINDKPTGGEERLQSIEERDKLDGLYECILCACCSTSCPSFWWNPDKFIGPAGLLHAYRFLADSRDTATEERLADLDDAFSVFRCHSIMNCVSVCPKGLNPTKAIGHIKSMLLNRSV, from the coding sequence ATGGCAACTTTAGAATTATCTGTTTATCGTTACAACCCTGACGTAGATTCAGCACCTCGTATGCAAGATTACAAGCTGGAGGTTGAAGAAGGTCGCGACATGATGGTGCTAGATGCACTGTTAATGTTGAAAGAACAAGATCCAACATTGTCGTTCCGCCGTTCATGCCGTGAAGGTGTGTGTGGTTCTGACGGTGTCAACATGAATGGTAAGAATGGTCTGGCCTGTATCACGCCACTATCTGCATTGCAGAACAATGGCAAAGGCAAGATTATTGTTCGTCCATTACCTGGTCTGCCAGTGATCCGTGACCTGGTTATCGACATGAGCCAGTTCTACACGCAATATGAAAAGGTAAAACCTTACCTGATCAACGACAAGCCAACCGGTGGAGAAGAGCGTCTTCAAAGCATTGAAGAGCGTGACAAGCTGGATGGACTGTACGAGTGTATTCTGTGTGCATGTTGTTCTACGTCATGCCCATCATTCTGGTGGAACCCAGATAAATTTATCGGTCCTGCGGGCCTTCTTCACGCGTATCGCTTCCTGGCTGACAGCCGTGATACTGCAACAGAAGAGCGTCTGGCTGACCTTGATGACGCGTTCAGCGTCTTCCGCTGCCACAGTATCATGAACTGTGTAAGCGTTTGTCCGAAAGGCTTGAATCCTACTAAGGCGATCGGACACATTAAATCTATGTTGTTAAATCGTTCGGTTTAA
- the sdhA gene encoding succinate dehydrogenase flavoprotein subunit, which translates to MKYNVREFDAVVVGAGGAGMRAALAISESGKTCALISKVFPTRSHTVSAQGGITVALGNSHEDNWEWHMYDTVKGSDYIGDQDAIEYMTKTGPEAITELENMGLPFSRFENGRVYQRPFGGQSKNFGGEQAARTAAAADRTGHALLHCLYQQNVKNKTNVFSEWYALDLVKNDKGDVVGVTAIDIESGEVVYFKSKAVVLATGGAGRIYASTTNAHINTGDGVGMAVRAGISMQDMEMWQFHPTGIAGAGTLVTEGCRGEGGYLLNKDGERFMERYAPNAKDLAGRDVVARAMMTEIREGRGCEGPWGTHIKLKLDHLGEEMLNLRLPGVCDLSKTFAHVDPAKEPIPVIPTCHYMMGGVPTNVNGQVLNVNENGEERIIEGLFAVGEIACVSVHGANRLGGNSLLDLVVFGRAAGNFLGTYLQGFESTGDASSDDVEQAFARFNRWESSEKGKGEDPVQIKKDLQECMQLNFSVFREGDAMADGLKELKEIRERLKFARLDDKSTEFNTQRIECLELDNLMETAYSTAVAANFRTESRGAHSRFDFPERDDENWLCHSLHHPESDTMTKREVNFAPKTREAFPPKARTY; encoded by the coding sequence GTGAAATATAATGTTCGTGAATTTGACGCTGTTGTAGTTGGCGCCGGTGGTGCTGGCATGCGCGCAGCGCTTGCGATTTCTGAGTCAGGCAAAACTTGTGCATTGATCTCTAAAGTATTCCCTACACGTTCTCATACGGTATCTGCACAGGGTGGTATTACAGTTGCGCTGGGTAACTCCCATGAAGACAACTGGGAATGGCACATGTACGACACGGTAAAAGGTTCTGATTACATTGGTGACCAGGACGCAATTGAGTACATGACCAAAACTGGTCCTGAGGCGATCACTGAACTTGAAAACATGGGTCTGCCTTTCTCTCGTTTTGAGAACGGCCGAGTTTATCAACGTCCTTTCGGTGGTCAGTCTAAGAATTTTGGTGGTGAGCAGGCTGCACGTACTGCGGCTGCGGCAGACCGTACAGGTCACGCATTGCTACACTGCTTGTACCAACAGAACGTTAAGAACAAAACTAACGTATTCTCTGAGTGGTACGCGCTTGACCTGGTTAAGAATGACAAAGGCGACGTAGTCGGTGTTACTGCAATTGACATCGAAAGTGGCGAAGTCGTTTACTTCAAGTCAAAAGCCGTTGTTTTAGCGACCGGTGGTGCAGGTCGTATCTACGCATCAACTACTAACGCACACATCAATACTGGTGACGGTGTTGGTATGGCGGTTCGTGCTGGCATCTCTATGCAGGACATGGAAATGTGGCAGTTCCACCCAACCGGTATCGCTGGTGCGGGTACGCTTGTTACTGAAGGTTGTCGTGGTGAAGGTGGTTACCTTCTGAATAAAGACGGCGAGCGTTTCATGGAACGTTATGCGCCTAACGCGAAAGACCTTGCGGGTCGTGACGTTGTTGCACGTGCAATGATGACTGAAATCCGTGAAGGACGTGGTTGTGAAGGCCCTTGGGGTACACACATTAAGCTTAAGCTTGACCACCTTGGTGAAGAAATGCTTAACCTGCGTCTGCCTGGCGTATGTGACCTGTCTAAGACATTTGCTCACGTTGACCCAGCTAAAGAGCCAATTCCGGTTATCCCAACCTGTCACTACATGATGGGTGGTGTACCGACCAACGTAAATGGTCAGGTACTGAACGTGAATGAAAATGGCGAAGAGCGCATCATTGAAGGTCTGTTCGCGGTTGGTGAAATCGCGTGTGTATCTGTACACGGTGCAAACCGTCTGGGTGGTAACTCACTGCTTGACCTGGTTGTATTCGGTCGTGCAGCAGGTAACTTCCTGGGTACTTACCTACAAGGCTTTGAGTCTACAGGTGATGCATCTTCTGACGATGTTGAGCAGGCATTTGCGCGCTTTAATCGTTGGGAATCATCAGAGAAAGGTAAAGGCGAAGACCCGGTTCAGATCAAGAAAGATCTACAAGAATGTATGCAGCTTAACTTCTCGGTATTCCGTGAAGGTGATGCGATGGCGGACGGCCTTAAAGAGCTTAAAGAGATCCGTGAACGTCTTAAGTTTGCGCGTCTTGACGACAAGTCAACTGAGTTTAACACCCAGCGTATCGAGTGCTTAGAGCTTGATAACCTGATGGAAACAGCTTACTCAACAGCCGTTGCAGCTAACTTCCGTACAGAAAGCCGTGGTGCACACTCTCGCTTTGACTTCCCTGAGCGTGACGATGAGAACTGGCTGTGCCACTCTCTGCATCACCCAGAGTCAGACACGATGACTAAGCGTGAAGTAAACTTTGCGCCTAAGACACGTGAAGCATTCCCACCGAAAGCACGTACATACTAG
- the sdhD gene encoding succinate dehydrogenase, hydrophobic membrane anchor protein has protein sequence MVLNQATLKRDGVQDYVSLRTTALIILAYSVFIVGYFLLTPEISYEAWTGLFSNLAVKAATFITLVCIMVHTRIGLWQVLTDYVKCSTMRSVLGFVLNLMALAYVVVGLFVLWGV, from the coding sequence ATGGTCTTAAATCAAGCAACTCTGAAGCGCGACGGTGTGCAAGACTATGTGTCTCTGCGCACGACAGCACTAATCATCCTGGCTTATTCGGTGTTTATCGTTGGCTATTTTCTGCTAACGCCCGAAATCAGCTATGAAGCCTGGACAGGTTTATTCTCAAACCTGGCCGTTAAAGCGGCAACTTTCATCACATTGGTATGCATCATGGTCCACACTCGCATTGGCTTGTGGCAGGTTCTGACGGACTACGTTAAATGTTCAACGATGCGCTCTGTGCTGGGCTTTGTACTTAATCTGATGGCACTGGCTTATGTTGTTGTTGGCCTGTTTGTATTGTGGGGTGTTTAA
- the sdhC gene encoding succinate dehydrogenase, cytochrome b556 subunit, with product MKKQRPVNLDLTTISMPPTAKASILHRVTGVALFFALTFVIWAWSESLSSPEGFEFVKELMTGFIAKFIAWGTLTVLSYHIIGGVRHMIQDMGHWEELESGNTSAKIALALWVIVAILAGVWIWS from the coding sequence GTGAAAAAGCAAAGACCTGTAAATCTAGATCTTACGACTATTTCTATGCCACCTACGGCAAAAGCGTCGATTTTGCACCGTGTCACCGGTGTTGCGTTATTCTTCGCATTGACCTTTGTCATTTGGGCGTGGTCTGAGTCTCTTTCTTCTCCTGAAGGGTTTGAATTTGTTAAAGAGCTAATGACTGGCTTTATTGCAAAATTCATCGCGTGGGGCACCCTCACCGTATTGTCTTACCACATCATTGGCGGTGTACGTCACATGATCCAAGACATGGGTCACTGGGAAGAATTAGAATCGGGCAACACCAGTGCTAAAATCGCATTGGCGCTGTGGGTAATCGTAGCCATCCTGGCAGGAGTGTGGATATGGTCTTAA
- a CDS encoding citrate synthase encodes MADKKATVHIDGHDPIELPIYSGTAGQDVVDVRTLGAHGFFTYDPGFMSTGSCESSITYIDGAKGVLLHRGYPIEQLAEQSNYIELCYLLLNGELPNDAQLEEFAKNITHNTMLHEKIASFFQGFRVDSHPMAMLCGVVGALSSFYHDDLDISDADQRMRCAIKLVAKLPTIAAMAYKYNTGQPFVYPRNDLSYAENFLHMMFSVPAEEYNVNPVLAKAMDRIFMLHADHEQNASTSTVRLAGSSGANPYACIAAGIASLWGPAHGGANEACLNMLEEIGTVDRIDEYVAKAKDKNDPFRLMGFGHRVYKNFDPRATVMRQTCHEVLKELNIQDPLLDVAMKLEQIALEDPYFVEKKLYPNVDFYSGIILKAIGIPTSMFTVIFAMSRTVGWISHWNEMLSQPGHKIGRPRQLYTGYTARDYKKEGDR; translated from the coding sequence ATGGCAGATAAGAAAGCCACAGTCCATATCGATGGTCATGATCCGATCGAACTCCCGATCTACTCTGGCACTGCTGGCCAGGACGTAGTCGACGTCCGCACACTTGGCGCTCACGGCTTCTTCACATACGACCCTGGTTTTATGTCGACTGGCTCTTGCGAATCATCTATTACTTATATCGATGGTGCAAAGGGTGTACTACTACACCGTGGTTACCCAATCGAGCAATTAGCAGAGCAATCTAACTACATTGAGCTGTGCTACCTGCTTCTAAACGGTGAATTACCAAACGACGCGCAACTTGAAGAATTTGCAAAGAACATCACGCACAACACTATGTTGCATGAGAAAATTGCGTCTTTCTTCCAAGGCTTCCGTGTAGATTCTCACCCAATGGCGATGCTTTGTGGTGTGGTTGGTGCATTGTCTTCATTCTACCATGATGACCTGGACATCTCAGACGCTGATCAGCGTATGCGTTGTGCAATCAAGCTGGTTGCTAAGCTACCAACGATTGCTGCTATGGCATACAAGTACAACACAGGTCAGCCGTTCGTTTATCCACGTAACGACCTGAGCTATGCTGAAAACTTCCTGCACATGATGTTCTCAGTACCGGCTGAAGAGTACAATGTGAACCCTGTTCTGGCTAAAGCAATGGATCGTATCTTCATGCTTCACGCTGACCACGAACAGAACGCGTCTACTTCAACAGTCCGTCTTGCCGGCTCTTCAGGTGCTAACCCTTACGCATGTATCGCTGCAGGTATCGCTTCACTTTGGGGTCCTGCGCACGGTGGTGCAAACGAAGCATGTCTGAACATGCTGGAAGAAATTGGTACAGTTGACCGTATCGACGAATACGTTGCAAAAGCAAAAGACAAGAACGACCCGTTCCGTCTGATGGGCTTTGGTCACCGTGTATACAAGAACTTCGACCCACGTGCGACCGTAATGCGTCAAACTTGCCACGAAGTACTTAAAGAGCTGAACATTCAGGATCCATTGCTTGACGTTGCAATGAAACTTGAGCAAATCGCGCTTGAAGACCCGTACTTTGTTGAGAAGAAACTGTACCCGAATGTTGATTTCTACTCAGGCATCATCCTGAAAGCAATCGGTATCCCGACCAGCATGTTCACTGTTATCTTCGCTATGTCTCGTACTGTTGGCTGGATCTCACACTGGAACGAAATGCTGTCTCAGCCGGGCCACAAAATTGGTCGTCCACGTCAGCTGTACACAGGTTACACTGCACGCGACTACAAAAAAGAAGGCGACAGATAA
- a CDS encoding aminotransferase class V-fold PLP-dependent enzyme: MNENPCTQLRHDFPIFAVSLDDQPLCYLDSAATTQKPHQVIQAVKEFYQSQNANVHRGLHTLSEQATTAYEAVRGKIAQFLNVQSREIVWTSGATASLNLIAYGLSERLNKGDVILLSPLEHHANIVPWQLAAQRTGARIELLPVDAQGILQLEQAKALIASLKPKVLSVCHASNALGNINDVAALIGCCKKLDTITVIDGAQSLLHLRPDLQQLDCDFYVFSAHKALGPTGLGGLYGRYELLNALPVYQSGGEMIDTVSFSGTTFRPAPEKFEPGTPNIAGVIGFGAALDYLVTLDHDSLFQHEQALYRTLVEQLSDIDGIRIWGDTTHNVGTISFSYKNEHHYDLATLLNTHGIAVRSGHHCTQPLMAHLGIEGTIRVSLAFYNNLQDICRFITALKDTISLLEE, encoded by the coding sequence TTGAACGAAAACCCTTGCACACAACTTCGGCATGATTTCCCCATATTTGCGGTATCATTAGATGACCAGCCATTGTGTTATTTAGACTCTGCTGCAACGACCCAAAAGCCGCATCAGGTGATCCAGGCTGTAAAGGAATTTTACCAGTCTCAAAACGCCAATGTACACCGGGGTTTACACACCCTCAGTGAGCAGGCAACGACCGCCTACGAAGCTGTGAGGGGCAAAATTGCGCAGTTTCTGAACGTACAAAGCAGAGAAATCGTCTGGACAAGTGGCGCAACAGCCTCGCTCAATTTAATCGCCTATGGCCTCAGCGAACGTCTGAATAAAGGCGATGTGATCCTGCTTTCACCTTTGGAGCATCATGCGAATATCGTACCCTGGCAACTCGCAGCACAGCGCACAGGTGCACGTATTGAGTTGTTGCCAGTGGATGCGCAAGGTATTCTTCAGCTAGAACAAGCAAAAGCGCTGATTGCGAGCCTAAAACCAAAAGTACTGAGCGTCTGTCACGCCTCCAATGCACTGGGTAATATCAATGACGTGGCAGCATTGATAGGCTGCTGCAAGAAATTAGATACTATTACGGTGATAGATGGCGCACAGTCTTTATTACACCTGCGCCCGGATCTGCAGCAACTTGATTGCGATTTTTATGTCTTTTCAGCTCACAAGGCGTTAGGGCCAACTGGCCTCGGTGGCTTGTATGGTCGCTATGAACTGCTGAATGCCCTGCCCGTCTATCAAAGCGGCGGAGAAATGATAGACACTGTCAGCTTTAGTGGTACCACCTTTCGCCCGGCCCCCGAAAAATTTGAGCCCGGCACGCCCAACATTGCTGGGGTTATCGGCTTTGGCGCAGCACTAGATTACCTAGTGACGCTTGATCATGATTCTTTGTTCCAGCACGAACAGGCGCTATATCGTACTTTAGTTGAACAGCTAAGCGACATTGACGGGATCCGGATTTGGGGCGATACCACCCACAATGTCGGTACAATCAGCTTTAGTTATAAAAATGAACATCATTACGACCTGGCAACGCTACTGAATACCCACGGTATTGCCGTCAGAAGCGGCCATCACTGCACGCAACCACTGATGGCGCATCTGGGCATAGAGGGGACTATCCGAGTCAGCCTGGCGTTTTATAATAATCTTCAGGACATCTGTCGATTTATCACGGCACTGAAAGATACAATCAGCTTATTAGAAGAGTAA
- a CDS encoding SufE family protein encodes MDLSHIEQTLAQHSAWQGKYREIMLLGKALPAMPDALKTEAALVKGCESKVWLHLDLDEQQQRLVLIADSDTRIVKGLLAIILACYNNQLPEEAKKIDGYELFSTLGLIKHLSPSRGNGVRAIVERIHQQLQVLQ; translated from the coding sequence ATGGACTTATCACACATAGAGCAGACCCTTGCTCAGCACAGCGCCTGGCAGGGCAAATATCGCGAAATCATGCTACTGGGCAAAGCGCTCCCAGCGATGCCTGATGCGCTTAAAACAGAAGCTGCTCTGGTAAAAGGCTGTGAAAGTAAAGTTTGGTTGCACCTGGATCTGGATGAGCAACAACAACGACTGGTCCTCATCGCCGATTCCGACACTCGCATCGTAAAAGGTTTACTGGCAATTATTCTGGCTTGCTATAACAACCAGTTGCCGGAAGAAGCAAAAAAAATTGATGGCTATGAGTTATTTTCCACTCTGGGTCTTATCAAACACCTGAGCCCATCTCGAGGTAATGGCGTTCGCGCGATTGTAGAGCGTATTCATCAACAACTTCAGGTGCTGCAATAG
- the tcdA gene encoding tRNA cyclic N6-threonylcarbamoyladenosine(37) synthase TcdA: MTQDTSLRFGGIGRLYGNTELTWLGEASFCVIGIGGVGSWVAESLARTGIGKITLIDLDDICVTNVNRQLHAKTETIGQPKVEAMQARCLSINPDCQVEVIDDFITLDNIKEHIQGFDYVIDCIDAVKEKAALIAHCKRQKIPVITTGGAGGQTDPSQICYGDVAKTTHDPLLAKVRYLLRKQYNFTTNPKRKFAVDCVYSTEQLVYPTGDGSVCRTKQMADGSKNMDCATGFGSATMVTGSFGFFAAAKAIRKYLDKRAREAG, translated from the coding sequence ATGACGCAAGATACATCTTTAAGGTTTGGTGGCATTGGCCGCTTGTATGGTAATACAGAATTAACCTGGCTTGGCGAAGCCAGCTTCTGTGTGATAGGTATTGGCGGTGTTGGCAGCTGGGTGGCTGAATCACTGGCGCGCACCGGCATAGGTAAAATTACCCTCATTGATCTTGATGATATCTGTGTCACAAATGTCAATCGCCAGCTGCATGCAAAAACTGAGACCATAGGCCAGCCTAAAGTCGAAGCCATGCAGGCGCGTTGTCTGTCCATCAACCCGGATTGTCAGGTTGAAGTAATAGATGACTTTATCACACTGGATAATATCAAAGAGCATATTCAGGGTTTTGATTATGTTATTGACTGCATTGATGCAGTAAAAGAAAAGGCAGCGTTGATAGCCCACTGTAAGCGACAAAAAATTCCGGTGATCACCACTGGTGGCGCAGGTGGTCAGACTGATCCGAGCCAGATTTGCTATGGGGATGTGGCCAAAACGACACACGACCCTTTGCTTGCAAAAGTCCGATATCTGCTGCGCAAGCAATATAATTTTACAACTAACCCGAAACGCAAGTTTGCTGTTGATTGTGTTTATTCAACAGAGCAATTGGTTTACCCAACTGGAGACGGCAGTGTCTGCAGGACCAAACAAATGGCTGATGGCAGCAAAAATATGGACTGTGCGACCGGGTTCGGCTCTGCAACTATGGTGACGGGCAGTTTTGGCTTTTTTGCTGCGGCAAAAGCGATCCGTAAGTATCTGGACAAGCGGGCGAGGGAAGCTGGCTAA
- a CDS encoding TIGR01621 family pseudouridine synthase, whose translation MAPFEVIASHPDFVVALKPAGVSFHSEQESGFVALLAEQLGESLYPVHRLDKVTSGLLVLARSSQAAARLTELFTSRAVDKFYLALIDSKPKKKQGWVKGDMAKSRRGTYKLLTSQDNPAITRFYSASIAPGLRACLLKPYSGKTHQLRVALKSLSAPILGDVSYGGSEADRVYLHAYCLSFEWDNERMTFYALPQGGARFAELADTEVMQSWAQPKKLEW comes from the coding sequence ATGGCACCCTTTGAGGTCATTGCCAGTCACCCGGATTTTGTGGTGGCGCTTAAGCCCGCTGGGGTGAGTTTTCACAGTGAGCAGGAAAGCGGTTTTGTTGCTTTATTAGCTGAGCAGCTCGGAGAGTCGCTTTACCCTGTACACAGGCTCGATAAGGTGACTTCCGGCCTACTGGTACTGGCTCGCTCCAGTCAGGCAGCAGCCAGGCTGACTGAGCTGTTTACCAGTCGGGCCGTGGATAAGTTCTATCTTGCCCTGATTGACAGCAAACCTAAAAAGAAGCAAGGCTGGGTAAAAGGTGATATGGCCAAATCGCGGCGTGGGACTTATAAGTTATTAACGAGTCAGGACAACCCGGCCATTACACGCTTTTACAGTGCCAGCATAGCTCCGGGTCTCAGAGCCTGTTTACTCAAGCCATACAGTGGCAAAACCCATCAGCTGCGGGTGGCGTTAAAAAGCCTGTCTGCACCTATTCTGGGCGATGTCAGTTATGGGGGGAGTGAGGCCGACAGGGTCTATCTGCATGCCTATTGCTTAAGTTTTGAGTGGGATAACGAAAGAATGACATTTTATGCTTTGCCGCAGGGCGGGGCGCGGTTTGCTGAACTGGCAGACACAGAAGTAATGCAAAGCTGGGCGCAGCCCAAAAAGTTAGAGTGGTAA
- the kdsB gene encoding 3-deoxy-manno-octulosonate cytidylyltransferase produces the protein MEFIVVIPARYASTRLPGKPLADICGKPMIQHVYEQAQKSGAKAVYIATDNAQVCERAQAFTENVLMTREDHQSGTERLAEVVEQLGLADDTLVVNVQGDEPLLAPENITQVATLLHEAQEAPMATLSVDVTDVQEVLNPNAVKVVQDAHHNALYFSRASIPFQRDSMMTLDESKVPLAHFQRHVGIYAYRAGFIKTYLALPVSPLEGQESLEQLRVLYHGYRIKIAKACRPVYAGVDTPEDLKRVVEYLNGTL, from the coding sequence GTGGAATTCATAGTCGTTATTCCGGCGCGTTACGCTTCAACCCGCCTGCCGGGCAAACCACTGGCTGATATTTGTGGTAAGCCTATGATCCAACATGTTTATGAGCAGGCCCAGAAATCTGGTGCTAAAGCGGTTTATATTGCGACTGACAATGCGCAGGTGTGTGAGCGCGCTCAAGCTTTTACTGAAAACGTACTGATGACGCGAGAAGATCATCAGTCGGGGACAGAGCGTCTTGCTGAGGTGGTTGAGCAGCTGGGACTGGCTGACGATACGTTGGTGGTTAATGTTCAGGGTGATGAGCCTTTACTGGCGCCGGAAAATATCACTCAGGTCGCTACTTTGCTGCATGAGGCGCAGGAAGCACCAATGGCGACACTCAGTGTGGACGTTACAGATGTTCAAGAAGTGTTGAATCCGAATGCGGTCAAAGTGGTTCAGGACGCCCACCACAATGCCCTGTATTTTTCACGGGCTTCTATCCCGTTTCAGCGCGACAGCATGATGACGCTGGATGAGAGCAAAGTTCCATTGGCGCATTTTCAACGCCATGTGGGTATCTATGCCTATCGTGCCGGTTTCATTAAAACCTATCTGGCTTTACCTGTTTCTCCCCTCGAAGGTCAAGAGTCACTAGAGCAGTTACGCGTGCTGTATCACGGTTATCGTATCAAAATTGCCAAGGCTTGCCGTCCAGTTTATGCCGGGGTTGATACACCAGAAGATTTAAAGCGTGTCGTAGAGTATCTCAATGGCACCCTTTGA
- a CDS encoding Trm112 family protein, producing MAFDTKLLEIIACPVCKGKLRFDKDNQELISTAAKLAYPVRNDIPVLLENEARELSLEEVEKWNS from the coding sequence ATGGCCTTTGACACTAAATTACTCGAGATTATTGCCTGTCCGGTTTGCAAAGGAAAACTGAGATTTGACAAAGACAATCAGGAATTGATCAGCACGGCTGCGAAACTGGCTTACCCGGTAAGAAACGACATTCCAGTTCTACTGGAAAATGAAGCGCGCGAATTATCGCTCGAAGAGGTCGAAAAGTGGAATTCATAG
- the lpxK gene encoding tetraacyldisaccharide 4'-kinase gives MNRLERSWYQPVGLLNILLLPLSGVFWLLSSLRRALFKLGLKRVYKAPVPVIIVGNIGIGGNGKTPFVLWLVPYLEALGLKVAVISRGYGAHPPSLPYRVTDSSSATEAGDEPLLIYKRLGCPVMIGGDRQASIELLMREDKPDIIVSDDGLQHYQLARDIEICIVDAQRRFGNTLLLPAGPLRETPSRLKHTDLVVYNGKSDGVGYELVRSGYFSVRDNQTIEKIAEQGIAVSAIGNPQRFEQSLRSDGVELLDTLHFADHHAYSEPDFATCEDQAVFMTEKDAVKCQSFGKENWYYLKVDAQPSAELIQQLNSLLKQKGIVNHGL, from the coding sequence ATGAATCGCTTAGAGCGCAGCTGGTATCAACCTGTAGGGCTGTTAAATATCTTACTGCTGCCTTTGTCTGGGGTATTTTGGTTACTGAGTTCACTGCGCAGGGCGTTGTTTAAGCTCGGCCTGAAGCGTGTCTATAAAGCGCCCGTGCCGGTGATCATCGTTGGTAATATCGGTATAGGTGGCAACGGCAAAACGCCTTTTGTGTTGTGGCTGGTGCCTTACCTTGAAGCATTGGGCCTTAAAGTCGCGGTGATCAGCCGTGGCTATGGTGCACACCCCCCCAGCCTGCCATATCGCGTGACAGATAGCAGCAGCGCAACAGAGGCAGGTGATGAACCTTTATTGATATACAAGCGATTAGGCTGCCCGGTGATGATAGGTGGTGATCGCCAGGCGAGTATTGAGCTGCTGATGCGCGAAGATAAACCGGATATTATCGTCAGTGACGATGGCCTGCAGCACTATCAGCTGGCCCGGGATATTGAGATTTGCATCGTTGATGCGCAGCGCCGCTTTGGCAACACTCTGTTGCTACCGGCTGGCCCGTTACGTGAAACGCCAAGCCGGCTGAAGCACACTGACTTGGTCGTCTATAATGGCAAGTCAGATGGGGTTGGCTATGAGCTGGTACGCAGTGGCTATTTCAGCGTCCGCGATAATCAGACAATTGAAAAAATAGCTGAGCAGGGTATTGCTGTGAGTGCCATTGGTAATCCGCAACGCTTTGAACAGTCATTGCGCTCAGATGGTGTTGAGCTGCTTGATACACTGCATTTTGCCGACCACCACGCTTACAGCGAGCCTGACTTTGCGACCTGCGAAGACCAGGCTGTATTTATGACCGAAAAAGACGCAGTAAAATGCCAGTCATTCGGCAAAGAAAATTGGTATTATTTAAAAGTAGACGCACAGCCAAGTGCTGAACTCATACAACAACTTAATTCGTTATTAAAACAAAAAGGGATAGTCAACCATGGCCTTTGA